A single region of the Ziziphus jujuba cultivar Dongzao chromosome 10, ASM3175591v1 genome encodes:
- the LOC107430536 gene encoding zinc finger CCCH domain-containing protein 49 codes for MAHRLLRDLEADGWERSDFPIICESCLGDNPYVRMTKADYDKECKICTRPFTVFRWRPGRDARYKKTEICQTCSKLKNVCQVCLLDLEYGLPVQVRDTALSINSNDTIPKSDVNREYFAEEHDRRARAGIDYESSYGKVRSNDTILKLQRTVPYYKRNRAHVCSFYIRGECTRGAECPYRHEMPITGELSQQNIKDRYYGVNDPVALKLLNKAGEMPSLEPPEDESIKTLYVGGLDARISEQDLRDHFYAHGEIESVRMVLQRACAFVTYTTREGAEKAAEELSNKLVIKGLRLKLMWGRPQAPRPEADSSDEARQQAVAHSGLLPRAVISQQQNQLHPASTHDQGTSMQYYNIPPPPQQERAYYPSMDPQRMGALVTSQDGAPNGPSGSGENKSGLEKQQQHYAFQAMPPPHGQYHQQYYPPYGYMPPPPPPYQQYPPYHSAMPTSQPPPMNQQYQHSATQGPAPAPSGSTPASSGSAPGSTTSESAPPGSTPSASAPTAASSQQ; via the exons ATGGCGCACAGGTTGCTTAGAGATCTTGAAGCCGATGGTTGGGAACGCTCCGACTTTCCCATAATCTGCGAGTCTTGCCTCGGCGACAACCCTTACGTTCGCATG ACAAAAGCGGATTATGACAAGGAGTGCAAGATTTGTACAAGGCCGTTCACGGTTTTCAGATGGAGGCCTGGTCGTGATGCAAGATATAAGAAAACAGAGATTTGTCAGACTTGCAGTAAGTTGAAAAATGTCTGCCAAGTTTGCCTTCTGGATTTGGAATATGGACTGCCAGTGCAAGTTCGAGACACCGCTCTGTCCATCAATTCTAATGATACTATTCCCAAGAGTGATGTCAATAGAGAGTATTTCGCCGAGGAGCATGACCGCAGG GCTAGAGCTGGTATAGATTATGAATCTTCTTACGGGAAGGTTCGCTCAAATGACACTATTCTGAAGCTTCAAAGGACAGTACCATATTATAAAAGGAACCGTGCACATGTTTGCAGTTTCTACATCCGGGGTGAATGTACAAGAGGTGCTGAGTGTCCTTACAGGCATGAGATGCCCATAACTGGGGAGTTGTCACAGCAAAATATTAAAGATCGTTACTATGG AGTCAATGATCCAGTGGCACTCAAGCTACTTAACAAGGCTGGAGAGATGCCCTCTTTGGAACCTCCCGAGGATGAGAGCATAAAAACCCTTTATGTGGGAGGGCTTGATGCCAGAATCAGTGAGCAAGATTTAAGGGATCACTTTTATGCTCATGGTGAGATCGAGTCTGTTAGGATGGTTCTACAACGAGCCTGTGCTTTTGTAACCTACACAACCAGAGAAGGGGCAGAAAAAGCTGCTGAAGAGCTGTCAAATAAACTAGTAATAAAGGGATTGAGGTTGAAGCTTATGTGGGGTAGACCACAAGCACCCAGACCAGAGGCAGATAGTTCGGATGAAGCAAGACAGCAGGCGGTAGCTCATAGTGGGTTGTTGCCTCGAGCTGTCATATCCCAGCAGCAAAACCAATTGCACCCGGCCAGTACACATGACCAAGGCACATCCATGCAGTACTATAACATCCCTCCTCCACCTCAGCAGGAGAGGGCTTATTATCCATCAATGGACCCTCAAAGAATGGGTGCCCTTGTTACCTCGCAAGATGGGGCTCCCAATGGGCCGTCAGGATCAGGTGAGAACAAATCTGGACTGGAAAAGCAGCAACAGCATTATGCATTTCAAGCTATGCCACCACCACATGGGCAATACCACCAGCAATATTATCCTCCATATGGATACATGCCTCCACCGCCACCACCTTATCAGCAGTACCCTCCATATCATTCCGCAATGCCCACATCACAACCACCGCCGATGAACCAGCAGTACCAGCATTCTGCGACACAAGGGCCTGCACCTGCACCCTCAGGTTCTACACCTGCATCATCTGGGTCTGCTCCAGGGTCTACAACATCTGAATCTGCTCCTCCTGGGTCTACACCATCTGCATCTGCTCCTACAGCAGCTTCATCTCAGCAATGA